AAGTTGGGTCGATTTTTGATGTAATAACTCCTTCCGGCCCGCCCGGTATCATTATTTGTTAATATATAAAGCCTGACTATAGTAAAGACGAACGCTCACTTATAAAACGAAAAATTGGCCTATGAAGACAATTATAGTTTCTAATCGCCTGCCGGTGAAGATGAAAGAGAAAGACGGGGAGTACATCCCCATGCCCAGCGAAGGAGGCCTCGCGACAGGGCTTGGATCTATCTACCGGCAAGGTGACAATGTTTGGATCGGGTGGCCTGGCACGGTAACGGCCGAAGAGCATTACGGCCAGATAGAGGAAAAACTCAAAAGCCAGAACCTGAAACCTGTATTTCTGACGCAGGAGGAAATCAACAATTTTTATGAAGGATTTTCTAACGAAGTGTTATGGCCGGTATTCCATTACATGTCTACCTACGCCCGCTACGAACAACAGTACTGGGATTATTATGTACAGGTGAACCAGAAGTTTAAGGCCGCCATCTTAGAAGTGGCCGAACCTGGTGATGTCATCTGGATACATGACTATCAATTATTACTGCTCCCGCAAATGATCCGCGAAGAGCAGCCGGATGCCACGATTGGCTTTTTCCAGCACATTCCGTTCCCGTCGTATGAGTTATTCCGGCTCATTCCGTGGCGCAACGAGCTGCTGGAAGGTATGCTGGGTGCCGATTTATTAGGTTTCCACACCTTTGATGATGCGCGGCACTTCTTACAGGCGACCAGCCGTTTGCTGCCTGTTATCACTTCTTCCAACATGATTACGGTGAACGACCGTTCGGTGGTGGTGGAAACTTTCCCGATGGGGATCGATTACAAAAAGTATGAATCACTGGCTCACATGCCATCTGTCGCTCACCAGGTACGTAACCTGCGTGAACGTTTTCAATTACAGCATATCGTGCTTACGATCGACCGGCTCGATTACAGTAAGGGCATACTGCAGCGTTTACAGGCGTTTGAACTGTTATTGCAGCTGCACCCCGAGTACATCGAAAAGATCGGCATGTGTATGATCGTAGTGCCCTCGCGCGACAATGTGCAGCAATACAGTGCGCTGCGCGATGATATAGATAAACTCGTCGGCAACATCAATGCCCGCTACCGCACCATGGGCTGGGCGCCGATCCATTATTTCTATCGCAGTTTTCCGCTTGAAATTCTATCTGCTCTATATAACCTGGCCGACATCTGCCTGGTGTCGCCCATGCGCGATGGTATGAACCTTGTAAGTAAGGAGTATGTGGCCAGCCGCATCCATCACGACGGGGTGTTGATCCTGAGTGAAATGGCTGGCGCTTCAAAAGAGTTGATCGATGCGGTGATTGTAAACCCGAACAACATCGGCGCAATCGCCCGCGCGATCGACGAAGCGATCAATATGCCGATACTGGAACAACGGCGCAGGATGCTGCCCATGCGGCAAATCGTAGAGAAATTCAATATTCATCACTGGGTAAAATTATTTATGGATACGTTGAACGATGTGAAGAGAAACCAGCAATCGATGCTGGCAAAAAGAATCAATACAGAAATGGCGCAACAGCTCGCCACCCGCTACGCGGCCTCCGGCAAACGCGCGTTATTCCTCGATTACGACGGAACACTCGTTGGCTTTAAGGTAAACATCGACCAGGCGAGTCCGGATGAAGAACTGTACGCCTTGCTAGAAGAGCTGGCCAACGATCCGGCTAACAGCCTGGTCATGATCAGCGGCCGTAAATACGAAACCATGGAACAATGGTTCGGCCGCCTGCCGATCGACCTGATCGCCGAACATGGCGCGTGGGTGAAGCTGAAAGACACCAAATGGGTGCAACAGCCAGGCCTGCAGGATCAATGGAAAAAGGATATTCAGCCTGTGCTGGAAACTTTTACCGATCGCACCGCGGGATCTTTCATCGAGGAAAAAAGCTATTCACTGGTATGGCATTATCGTAAAGTAGAAGAGGGGCTTGGTGAATTACGCGCCAATGAACTTATGAACACGTTGCGTTATTATACCGCCGACAAAGCGTTACAACTGCTGGCCGGCGACAAGGTAATTGAAGTGAAGAACGTGGAGATCAACAAGGGTAAAGCCGCTAACGCATGGTTCAAATCGCACGACTACGATTTTGTGATGGCCATGGGAGATGATCTTACGGATGAAGATATCTTTAAAGCATTACCGGAAGAGGCGATCACCATTAAGGTAGGCAGTTATATGAGTGCTGCGCGCTTTTACCTGCGTAGTCACCAGGAGGTGAGGCATGTGCTGAAAATGCTTACCAAAGCGGGTGGACAAACCATTGCGAAGTAACAGATTATCAGGAATCGATAAAAAAAAGGCTGCTTAACTGCAGAAAGTCACGATCCATACTTAAGAAGAAGGGCTGACCGCTTTGGTCAGCCCTTACTTATTTACAAAAATATCGGTCTGTCCAGCTTCATCGCAATGCGATAAGCTGCGTTCATCAGTCCCACGTGGCTGTATGCCTGCGGGAAGTTGCCCCACTGGCTGCCATCTGTAGCATCCACGTCTTCGCTGAACAGCAGCAGGTGATTGGAATACTGCAGCAGGTTCTCGAATTCACGCATGGCATCGTCCAGCCGGCCTACGCAGGCCAGTGCCTCTACATACCAGAACGCACACACGAGGAACGTCGTTTTAGGTTTACCGAAATCGTCGGAGTGCAGGTAGCGGTAGAACAGGCCGTTGCTGGCTTTCAGTTCTTTCTCCACTGCTGCCAGGTGATCGCGGGCGCGTTCGGAAGCCGGGTCGAGGTAGTTCATCATGATCAGCTGTAACGTACTGGCATCGAGATTGAGGCTGCCGGCGGCGTTGGTATACACTTTACGCGTGGCATCGTAACAGCTTTCGATGTGAATGCCAGCCTGGTCTTTCAGCCTCGCAGCCTTTTGCTCCAGCTCTTTATTGCCGATCGTTTTCGCCATCTTTTCCGCCGCAGCGCAGCCCGCCCACTGAAACAAGTTACTGTAACAGTGAATGTTCGCAATGTTGCGGAACTCCCAGATGCCCGCATCCTTTTCGTCTATCGTACGTTCGATCTTACTCAGAATAAAATCGATCCAGCGCTCACTGTCCTTCCGCTCCGAAAAGATGAAACGGTGGTCGGTGTACAGCGGCAGCATGGAGATCAACACTTGGCCGTAAATATCGTTCTGTATATGCTCGTATGCCTGGTTGCCGATACGCACAGGCTGGTTGCCCATGTAGCCGTCCAGGTGGGGGAGGATGGTCTCTGTCAGCGCCTTCTGGCCGGTAATGCCATAAAGCGGCTGGTAACGGAAATCTTCCGAAAGTGAAATATCGGTCACATAATTAAAGTAATGCTCCATCTCCTCGAAATGACCGATGTGGCTGAGCGCCGTGAGCACATAATAAGTATCGCGTAACCAGCAATAACGATAATCCCAGTTACGACCGCTACCCGGCGATTCGGGCAGGCTGGTGGTGCTGGCGGCAATTACCGCACCGGTGTCTTCGTACTGGTGTATTTTCAAAGTTAGGGCCGAACGTATCACGTAAGTCTGGTAGAAACCCGCGATCGAAGAGTGTTTGATCCAGGTACGCCAGTAAGCGGTCGTTTCCCGCAGGAAGTGTTCTGCCGTACTTTGCAGCGGCGCTTCCAGCGGATTACCGTACGTCATCACCAGGTATTTCGTTTCATTCAGCACGAAATACTGCTCTTCTATCAAATAGTTGATGGGAATGTTCGTGGTTACGCGAATGCGTTCTTCACAACCTGCAAATTCAATATGATTGCTGCCGCGGAACATGCCCAGCTGGGCACCGCCGTAGTCGCAAACAGGTTTACAGGTCACTTTAATGCGCGCGGAACTGGAGAGCGGTTCGATCTTGCGGATCAGCATCAGCGGCTTAAAAAATCGCTCAAACTGCAAAAATCGCGGTGCAAAATCAGTAATGCGATAACTGGTATCACCGTGCGTTACCTCCGTACAGAGTATGTTCGTGTTGTCGAGGTAATACTGTTTAGACTCGTATTCCCCTTCAGGCAGGATGGAAAACTCGCCGCCCTTCTGTTTGTCCAGTAAGCCGCCAAATACAAAGGAGCTGTCCATGCGTGGCCAGCAAAGCCAATCTACATTCGTATTGCGGTTAATGTGCGCAAGGAAGGCACAGTTTCCAATAATGCCGGTCTGATAGGTATGTCTTGTATTCATGTGCCATGACTCACAAAACATGTTCCAATTTGTAGGGATCGCTACTCTTCTTTGGAACCTTTCTCGCCTGTAAACCAATGTTCTTTATCGCGAAACAGCACGTTAAACGTCGTAAGCGAGCCATAGATGCGGGTAATATACTGTTGCATGTTTACTTTGTCTTCATCGCTCAGCAGCTTATGCGCATTAATCTGCTGCTCCAGCACCCGAAGCCGGTCGCGCACCATCACGATCTTATGAAAAAACACGTCAATAGGCACTTCTTTGGCTTTCAGTGTCGCATCTTTCGGTTGCATCACCAGCGTGCCGCCCGTCCACCGGTCGCCCAGCTTCACCGTTTCGGTAAAGCCACCCCACAGCCGAAGTATTTTCAGCAGCGAGGCTTCCACTTCCGATACCGTTTCCACCTCGACCGTTTTGTTTTCCGCATTCAACACCTCGAAGCGCGGGTCCGTTTTATCCACCTCGCGGATGCCCTCGTTCATAAAAGTCACCACATACTGTGCGTATTTCACGCCAATGATCACCCCCGGGCCATATTGCGTATGTTGTACACGGGAGCCCACGCCAAGTACCAGTTCTTCCATTTCCTGCATAGGATTTGATTTTTGAATGGCTAATATAATGAATATGTAACCAACTGCTGCAATTCTCTTCAGCCCCCGTTGTGTCACTCACTTGTACTTTCTTCGCCGCTATTGATCTTTTTTTAAGCGTTACCTACTCAAATAGTGAGGTTAATTCCCAATTTGACAATATAATTTCCCGATTCGAGCAAGATTAGGTGGGCGGATTCAGGAAATTTGCGGCTTATTTATCACTGTAAGCCAGCCGACCGATGAGATTAATACTAGTGTTGATGTTTTTTGTTGTTAGTATTCCTGCCTATGCACAACAACAGCTGACTATTAAAGTAATAGACAAAGACAAGAACAGGCCATTACCTTACGCCACCGTGGGACTTCCCGCCCTGGGCAAGTCGGGTTTTACCGACGAGCAGGGCATGATCCGTTTCGAGGTGCCTGCCGGACAGCGCATAGCGGTAAAAGCTACCTACGTTGGCCGCCGCGAAGCATCTGATACTATTCCCGCCGGTGCCGCCTCCTTTACCGTTTTCCTCGAATCTTACTCCCTTAAACTGCGCGACGTAGAAGTGAACGGTGTACGCATGCGTGCCCAATCCAACTCGTCGTTCGTCATCGACCGCGAGGCGATTGAGGCCATCCAGGCGTACAGCCTGGCGGATGTGATGCAGTTGTTGCCGGGCAAGGAGATACTGAATCCGAATCTGCAATCCATTAACCAGCTGACGCTGCGTTCCGCTACCGGCGATCCTTCGGCCGACCGTAACAACTCGTTCGGTACGCAATTGATGATCGATGGGATGGCGATATCGAACAATGCGAATATGCAGACCAGCGATATGCGTTCCGGCTTTATGCAATCCTTTATCAACGGCAATTCCTCTTTCGGCTATGGCGACGTAGCAGGCAGCGGCCTCGACCTGCGCCAGATCCCCGCCTCCAATATCGAGAAGATAGAGGTGATTTACGGGGTGGCGCCTGCCAGGTATGGTGATATGACCGATGGTGCCGTAATCATCGAGCGCAAAGCCGGCGTGTCTGACTATCGCGCCTCCGTACGCCTGCAGAATGGTATTACGAATGTGTCCATTAATAAAGGCGGCAAACTGAAAGGCCGCAATGGCGTAATCACCGGTAGCATCGACTACGTGAACAGCATTGCCGACAAACGTGATAACCTGAAAACTTACAACCGTGTAGGTGGTGGTTTGATGTGGACCCGCGCATTTGGCGCGAAGGAACGGTTTACCAATACCATGTCGTTCGACGTATCCACCCGTCTTGATAATGCTAAACAAAATCCGGATCTGGATAATCGTAATATCTCGAAGTTCGTCGATTATAGTTTCCGCTATGGTACCCGCGGCAGCTATCGCGCCAAAAAGAAGTGGCTGGATAACGTTTCCTATAACCTGGGCGTTTCATACGGCGTACAGAATAGCCGGGATGAAACGTTTTACAATCCAGGTGTGTTCGGCGCCAGCGACGCCATGGAAACCGGTATTCACGAAGGTGAGTACGTTCCACCCTTCTACGTAGCCGTGCGCGAGATCGATGGTAAACCATTTACCGCATCCGGCCGCCTCGAAATGAATACCGCGAAGTTATTTACAGGCAACGTACAACACCAGCTTTCCGCCGGTATCACCGTCAGTTATGACGACAATTTCGGTAAAGGCCGCCTGTTCAACCCGCTGCGTCCGCGTAACCGGGAGCAAAGCGGTACCGGCCTGGCAGAACGTCCTTACTACTTTAGCCGCGACATCCACCTGGCGCAATACGGCCTGTACCTGCAGGACGATATGACCACTACCGTGGCCGGCATGAGATTGAACAACAACTGGGGTGTTCGTCTCGACAGGCAGGGAAATAATTTTAGCGTGATGCCCCGCCTGAACAGCTCACTGGAAATCACGAAAGACATTAGCGTGAATGCTGCTTTTGGTATGAACAGCAAGGCGCCTGGCCTGGCTCATATGTATCCTGGCCCGCTTTATTATGACATACCGCTGTTAAGCTATTACACGAACAATCCGGCCGAGAACCTCTACCTGGTGCATACGCAGGTGTACGATATTACCAATACGGACCTGAAGAACTCTATCAGTATGACATATGAAGCGGGTATTAACGTTCGCCGTCCATTCTTCAGCTTCTCACTAACCGGTTATCACAAGATCAATCGTAACGGCTTCCTGTCAAATACAGATTACAACACGGTCGTATTACCGACTTATGCTATCACGAGCAGCGTGCCCGGCCAGAAGCCAACGTACGAAACGAACGGCAACTTCAGGTTCCTCACGAGTTACCGTACAATGGCAAACGGCACGTACAGTCGTAACCGCGGGTTGGAGTTGATCGCGTCGACAAAAAAGATCGAGGTGATTCAAACGGCACTGAACTTCTCCACCGTATACAATCAAACCTATACTTACAACCCGGGTGATCAGTTCGTGGTGCCTGCCCAAATTGACTATACCAGGGAGATGCTGCTCGGCGTGTTAAAGAACAGGACCAACCGTTACCAGGAGTTGACCTCTACACTCAGCACCACGCACCACATCCGCGCGATTGGTTTGCTGATCAACTGGCGCATGCAGGCCAGCTGGTTACGGGAAAGCTACAGCTCCGACGATGATGGCCGCCCTTACGCTTATATCAGCAACAATTTCGAAAAAGTGCTGATTCCCGAAAAAGACCGTGCCAACCCAGCCTATAACGGTATTAGCAAACAGCCGACTGAAAGTACGGATACGAAGCAGCCGATCATTGTTACGAACTACCACCTGCGTATCAGTAAAGAAATACTGAAAAAGTATCGTTTCTCCTTTTACTCGAACAACTTCTTTAACTATCGTCCTTTTGTGATCAACGCCTCCAATTCAAGAGTTTATTACAACCAGGACCCGGCTTTTGGTGCGGAGATCAGTTTACAATTCTAGAACATTAAAGACATTATATGAAACGTTTAATATGGATATTGATGCTGCTGCCGACCGTGCTGGGCGCCTGCTACAAGCGGGAGCTGCCAGACGTGAAGCCGGCCGATGTGAAGCTGAACATACAGTATGAAGATGAATACAGCTTTTTGAGTACGGCCGGCGCTAAAGTGACGGTATATAATACCGTGACAGGACGCAGCTACACACAAATAGCCGATTCAACGGGTAAACTCAGCTTTTCTGAGATACCTTCCGG
This genomic interval from Chitinophaga horti contains the following:
- a CDS encoding bifunctional alpha,alpha-trehalose-phosphate synthase (UDP-forming)/trehalose-phosphatase; the encoded protein is MKTIIVSNRLPVKMKEKDGEYIPMPSEGGLATGLGSIYRQGDNVWIGWPGTVTAEEHYGQIEEKLKSQNLKPVFLTQEEINNFYEGFSNEVLWPVFHYMSTYARYEQQYWDYYVQVNQKFKAAILEVAEPGDVIWIHDYQLLLLPQMIREEQPDATIGFFQHIPFPSYELFRLIPWRNELLEGMLGADLLGFHTFDDARHFLQATSRLLPVITSSNMITVNDRSVVVETFPMGIDYKKYESLAHMPSVAHQVRNLRERFQLQHIVLTIDRLDYSKGILQRLQAFELLLQLHPEYIEKIGMCMIVVPSRDNVQQYSALRDDIDKLVGNINARYRTMGWAPIHYFYRSFPLEILSALYNLADICLVSPMRDGMNLVSKEYVASRIHHDGVLILSEMAGASKELIDAVIVNPNNIGAIARAIDEAINMPILEQRRRMLPMRQIVEKFNIHHWVKLFMDTLNDVKRNQQSMLAKRINTEMAQQLATRYAASGKRALFLDYDGTLVGFKVNIDQASPDEELYALLEELANDPANSLVMISGRKYETMEQWFGRLPIDLIAEHGAWVKLKDTKWVQQPGLQDQWKKDIQPVLETFTDRTAGSFIEEKSYSLVWHYRKVEEGLGELRANELMNTLRYYTADKALQLLAGDKVIEVKNVEINKGKAANAWFKSHDYDFVMAMGDDLTDEDIFKALPEEAITIKVGSYMSAARFYLRSHQEVRHVLKMLTKAGGQTIAK
- a CDS encoding TonB-dependent receptor: MRLILVLMFFVVSIPAYAQQQLTIKVIDKDKNRPLPYATVGLPALGKSGFTDEQGMIRFEVPAGQRIAVKATYVGRREASDTIPAGAASFTVFLESYSLKLRDVEVNGVRMRAQSNSSFVIDREAIEAIQAYSLADVMQLLPGKEILNPNLQSINQLTLRSATGDPSADRNNSFGTQLMIDGMAISNNANMQTSDMRSGFMQSFINGNSSFGYGDVAGSGLDLRQIPASNIEKIEVIYGVAPARYGDMTDGAVIIERKAGVSDYRASVRLQNGITNVSINKGGKLKGRNGVITGSIDYVNSIADKRDNLKTYNRVGGGLMWTRAFGAKERFTNTMSFDVSTRLDNAKQNPDLDNRNISKFVDYSFRYGTRGSYRAKKKWLDNVSYNLGVSYGVQNSRDETFYNPGVFGASDAMETGIHEGEYVPPFYVAVREIDGKPFTASGRLEMNTAKLFTGNVQHQLSAGITVSYDDNFGKGRLFNPLRPRNREQSGTGLAERPYYFSRDIHLAQYGLYLQDDMTTTVAGMRLNNNWGVRLDRQGNNFSVMPRLNSSLEITKDISVNAAFGMNSKAPGLAHMYPGPLYYDIPLLSYYTNNPAENLYLVHTQVYDITNTDLKNSISMTYEAGINVRRPFFSFSLTGYHKINRNGFLSNTDYNTVVLPTYAITSSVPGQKPTYETNGNFRFLTSYRTMANGTYSRNRGLELIASTKKIEVIQTALNFSTVYNQTYTYNPGDQFVVPAQIDYTREMLLGVLKNRTNRYQELTSTLSTTHHIRAIGLLINWRMQASWLRESYSSDDDGRPYAYISNNFEKVLIPEKDRANPAYNGISKQPTESTDTKQPIIVTNYHLRISKEILKKYRFSFYSNNFFNYRPFVINASNSRVYYNQDPAFGAEISLQF
- a CDS encoding glycoside hydrolase family 15 protein; protein product: MNTRHTYQTGIIGNCAFLAHINRNTNVDWLCWPRMDSSFVFGGLLDKQKGGEFSILPEGEYESKQYYLDNTNILCTEVTHGDTSYRITDFAPRFLQFERFFKPLMLIRKIEPLSSSARIKVTCKPVCDYGGAQLGMFRGSNHIEFAGCEERIRVTTNIPINYLIEEQYFVLNETKYLVMTYGNPLEAPLQSTAEHFLRETTAYWRTWIKHSSIAGFYQTYVIRSALTLKIHQYEDTGAVIAASTTSLPESPGSGRNWDYRYCWLRDTYYVLTALSHIGHFEEMEHYFNYVTDISLSEDFRYQPLYGITGQKALTETILPHLDGYMGNQPVRIGNQAYEHIQNDIYGQVLISMLPLYTDHRFIFSERKDSERWIDFILSKIERTIDEKDAGIWEFRNIANIHCYSNLFQWAGCAAAEKMAKTIGNKELEQKAARLKDQAGIHIESCYDATRKVYTNAAGSLNLDASTLQLIMMNYLDPASERARDHLAAVEKELKASNGLFYRYLHSDDFGKPKTTFLVCAFWYVEALACVGRLDDAMREFENLLQYSNHLLLFSEDVDATDGSQWGNFPQAYSHVGLMNAAYRIAMKLDRPIFL